From the Mya arenaria isolate MELC-2E11 chromosome 17, ASM2691426v1 genome, the window ACAACGCTTTATATTACTGCACTCCACTCCTGAAAATGAcgtgattttaatttaaaaatggatttatACCTGAACATCTTTTTCGACGTTATGTGTTGTGTCCGACATGGTATTGTCTCGTACATATTTAAGTACAGTACATTGTACGCTTTGAAAATGGAATTCAAGTTCCCTGTAAGGAACCGGTATTTTCTTGTCAACTAGTTCTTCCTCAAACCATGCTAATGCCGCGTGTTTCACCTTCGTATTTTCGATTTCTTCAACAACCTTATATGCATTTGACACATCTGGAACAGCGCCTTGTTGGAAAGCGTCTACATAATGAATGATCAAAACAGCCAacactgtttaaaaataaagatgttcGTTAAAAAACCATGGGATAGATGGTATCAttatagtaaatataaaaaaaataacatacgtCGAGAGCAGTTAATATATGATATCAAGTGTTTGCTTCAATATGAGATATCAGTTGTCTTGCTCCGAGTGAGCACCGAAATGTGGCACATCTGTTCGGTGGTCATTTgatcaaacatgtacatatctCACTGAATCAAACACTTCTACTCCGTATTTGATTTCAATCGACATTAAGTTGTATTTACCCTgtaaagattgacataaatataatGCTGACGTCATGTAATTTGACGTCATTGGTTTGAGGTAGCAGCTAAATTCGAATCAGGATTTAAcagtaaaatagtaaaatatgcaatataaCTATTATATAATTGTTGCATCACGCTGTTATATTACACAAAATGCTGTAACGGTTGAGGCTTAACTCAATcgctttaaaaatgattttttcttatattaaatAACTACTATTGCAAATGCCTAATGCCCATATCTTGGTTGTAACTCCGCAAATATCCATGGTATGAATGCAAATAAAGTGCAACAACTATAGTCTGATGATTTATAACACATGTACAATAGATCGACTGCCACTAATGATGATTTGACATGTACTCTAAAGTATTATGTTCACCTTACTAATGAAAATGGGGAAACCCGCAAAGCATCCTTGAATGAAATGAACGGCTGTCAAACGTTGAATCTTAAACGAGCTTTAAGTTACGACCACAAAAAGGGCAGggtaacaaacaatttttaagcGTTGAAACTGACTGCTTGAAAACGCAGTTATGTATTATTGCATTCAgaatatttacatattcatatacatttatCAAGAAGTAATGCGTAATGAGTTGATTAGAAAGAACGATAAATGCGTCTAATGATTACGTTTACCTGAAATTGATAGCCTAATAATAAAGCAACTTACTAGATCCCGTAACAGGCTTGCTTGACATATGCTCTTTTGGTTCTTGATTGAAGATAAATTCCACAAACTCTGATGTGGTGTCTTGAAATCTCTTCGATAGTTCATGAAATTGAAGCTTCTCCAACTTTTCTAGAACTTCTACATCTCCTGGGACAGGAAGTGCAAAGCATTTTCGCTTATCAGAAGGAAAAAACCTTTTAATGGATTCCAGAGGTTTGTTAAAATCTTCCCCAAGCGAATCGTCGTTTTCAAGACATATCTCCAAGTATTCATCTTCTGTAATATCCTTACCCTCGCTTTCCAATTTTAATGAGAAATCCCTCAACACCAACACAAATCCCGGCAAAATGGACGTTAACATGCTATTGTTTTCATCGCATCGACCCCCAAAGCGAATGTTTTTGGCAATCTCGGATACAAAGCtgatttttgttaaagttttataaCAGAATGGTCTTCCAGTTAATTGGTTTTATCAACTCTTctatttaacttttatttaacaaaatcagaGCAGAAATTAAAAATCTAGGAGTCAACGATGATATGCCACCTGATAGTATCGCATAGCATTGTTAACCAAAATGTTATTACTAAAAACTTAAAACGGGAAAATGGTACTCTACTAGTAATCTAAATTTATGTGaacaactacaaaaacaagctcagttgccaaaagtttaaacataaacccgtttaatggcacagggtaaacgccaaagagaaagcacacaaacaaaaatcgcaaacaagaaacatggaacaatagcacaaaactccacaataGACTACATAACAAAACTAGGTAtgcttatcaaggattgttaggtaccgccttggaacgtgCAGTAAAACGTAAATTTATTctgggtttaaaccagttaacgtgcacaaacctcactcttatcccaacaatcctgaataaagtaaaaacgtaaaaggtaaatctcatGCATTATCTTGAGTAcacttaatgataaaacaaatgataataaagtAATAGGTAAACCCaatatacttcaatgataagggatcccaactctatctgcagatgGAGGAATAAAATGCAGAGTActtaatgcaaaatatttttaaagatacgatgcagttattgtttaaaactatgagcatcacacacagtctgccttagaaaataaaatgtgattatagtgtttcataataaaaagcatcattgtactaaaactggcaaaaataaagaaaacattattaaaaataaaaacgaaaagTATTAGCTAAACTTTTCTTCCAAAATCATACAATCCCAAAAACGCTGACCTGTCGCAGTCTATCAGGTGTCAATGACAGATTAAAGTATTATGTAAGAGTGAGGAATTTACTGTCATTGtcatacaaatattaatgaacAGTGCGCTTTGTGattcattttttcttcaatatcaagttgtgtttataattatattaatgatgTGCATGTGATCGTGTATTTTCCTTTTTCCCTAATCACCTACCAATGCATGTGgttttataatcataattaaaaGTATGTATTGACTATGAAGCAAAATTGCGTTCGTTTGACCAGCATACGTGTTCTATTGTTTCTGTATCCATGTAATGAAGGTCGCATCAAGTTgctgattttattttacatatatacaggTATTTATTTGTAGGTATATCtctaattaataaaacttttactGAAAATTGCAGAGAAACGTGACTATTGCagtaatatgtgtttgtttaacattttgtcgtcatcaacttgaaaataaaagtcGCCATATAGTTTTTGACGGTGGTTAAAAAGGCTCCTTGACATAATGCATACATGAATTTATTTGGCTGTTGAGATTTAGGTAATGTATCAGTTTATTTATCTAGTTGTGTTTGGTTGATAATTTTAGACCAAAGTTTCTGTTTAATTTAAGACAGCCTtgacatcatattttttttattttttttattttttttaatcttatcAGATTATTGTACCatacattaaaaacacaacatgttTTCTTAATGTCGTCTATGGTTTGTTTGAGATTAGAAAGTACAGAAAAAGGGTTATTGGAAGTGACAAGGTTTAAAGTACTGTAACCTTTCCCATAAGTGTGAGATTTCTATGCtgccaatattttaaaacgaatctttattctttaattttgttttctatgtgttttgaaatttgtttgtattgtttattgtttgttatttattaaggATATTCCTTATGTAGTTACGTTGCAAAAAGTCCATATTTCAGTTTCAACTGaagtttgtatgtttatttttcaatgatccCACTCAATGTAGTATAAATGTATCTGTGTTGAGCTTAACAAACAGAGCACATTGCTAGTGTCTTTACAGGAATTTTGATATCTTTGATAAGGACAATTGAGTCTTTAATTTGAGGATTTTGTGCATAATAGTAGAAAGATGTTGTTAAAATCAATGTCGCAGGTAAAGAACAGCCATGTCAGAGGCCTTTATTTGGTATGAAAGACTGTTAGAGGTTGCCTttactaaaaatgaaaattcggatttaattgtaaaatagttttgttaaatttgaaatcgCAGGTCCATCATTAAATGATTCTAGACATTCAATGATGTATTTGTGGCTTAAGCTGCCAAAAGCCTTCGTAAAGACTTCAAAAAACAAGAGCCCACGTTTATTGTATTATTCCAAATATTCGATGACATAACAACACAATCTTACATTTTGTCCTATATAGCGGTCGTTGACAAGCCCATATTCAACATGCCTTATTATTAAAAGTACATATATCTTATTATATGCTATATAGCTTTTGAGGCAAATTCATAACTTTCGTTCAATAAATTGATTGGTCCATTCAATCGGATTGTTtgagtgtaagatagcaatttattttaccaaattaGCAACGAaagcttatttttgttttgctttttaacGAGGtgacaattatattttatcacaGAAACATTCTAATTCACAACATTTCTGAAGATAAAGGTAAGTATCCTTAAAACTGTTACAGTTAAATCCGCATCTCATCGTTAATACAGCTGAAGTTTGTGCGGCTGTTCAAGGTATACTATGGAAACATAAAAGAGtgtaatttaataacaaatcgTATTCAATGATTCtcttatcaacattttttttaatattcttctTACATATATCTTTTGTTTAGAAATAGACTAGGATTCAAACTGTCTATACCTGTCGAATATACAATCCAATCGCAGAGGAACAAAGAAATCCAATATTACAATGAATGTTTTCTTATTAACAACCTGATCGCCGTTCAAAAAGGATACGTAAGTTTATTCACTGAATCGTGATCAAAAGCCCCTTTCATATTGTAAACCAATGTGCTGCATAACAAAGTCGCCAAAGTGAAGATACGATTGTCATGACTTGGGTCACCCTGCAAAATTAAGACATAAGTTGATTAGAACGGTGtacatatttatagaaaactTCAGGTAAATGAATTTTCGTCTTAGCCCTACCTTTCTGACATCCCCTAAGCCCTCGGTGTCGAGAAGAACAAGAATTGTGTCTGCAATTCTGGGATGTCTTTTACACCACACCCAAATTCCTTTTGTTTTAGACTGAATCGTACTGCCGAGAGCAAATCCTTCATCTATAGACACAAATGCAACAATGATAACGAAAGAACGAAAATAATCAGCACGAACATGTTATTTAGACAATAATCACCTACATCGTATAAATATAGTAATATActgttatatgaaatataattagcAAAACGTCATACAAGTCCATAATCGTATAATTTACAATGTAGTATTTTCGTTCTTGTTGTGCCTACTTAGATAaaggtatatttttatttgcgttcatattactattactatagattagatattttacattggtGTGAGATAAATACAGAACTACAATagtgttaaaatcatttacgGGTTTTACCACTAAGGTAGCTTAGTTTTATGAGGTTATGACAGGCCACGACATAGTGCAAGTGAGATccttttcattgaaatatagaTACCTTTGTCATCGTTTGCTAGACGATTCATCAGATATGATTTTCCAGTGCGATAAAGACCAACTATAGCAACAATAACGCAAGGCAAGTCGATTATACTTAATTGTTCAAGGACACTTTGGTCCACTTGAAGAACGTTTTTATCGCCGGCACTTAAAAGACATAAAGGTCTCTGAAACACTTCGAGGTCATGCTCCGACCAGGGCCTTAAAACAGAAAAGAAGAATGCAATCTGAAATATGTATGTCCATAAATATGAATGGagttataacatatttttaacgtTGAATAAGACAAGTACGCAagtcttcaaaataaaaaccttTTATGACTGGTGTTTATTTCTCGACAGGTGTGGCAACCTCATCAACTAGTGATGTGCTATTGATCTAAAGTTGTTTTCCGAAACAAATCCTAGTGAATAACACAAGATATTCAAAAGTTAAGGGCCTTTGAATTTACCATGTAGTTTAAGGTTATACTTTTAAACTTCATTcaaaaatttagattttttgtttttatatttagtacatatcatcatcatcatcatcatcatcatcatcatcatcatcatcatcatcatcatcatcatcatcatcatcatcatcatcatcatcatcatcatcatcatcatcgtgtACTTACGCTCACATATTGTTGCACTTAACTCGTCCTATATAAACGTTATCATGAACATGatgatgttttttatataacatcCTTTATTACAGTGATTTAGTGTTCGTATGAGTCCTTTTATTCATTGGTAATAACCCAGAAAGAGAATATAATCAATATGATATTAAACCCCTTTTTAAGAAACATACTTTTTTTCATAGATTGAGAATGATTCTAATTTCTCTGCAAGTTTGCTGTCAGAAAAGTTCCTTGCTctggaaaacaaaacaaaacaaataaacagtaaGTCAATCCAACTAATCAATAAAGCTAACGACAAGTGGGGAATATTATCATCTGCATTGTTTAACCGTTCCAAAATAATTTCGTTCTCCTTGCACTTGAACACAGATTTTATAAAGGTATATTTCTAATACAAATTGATTACCCAAATTCCATAAATGCTTTCACTATGaattcatttcaaacaaaaataactgcTAATCAAACCAAAGCATCAGACACATTTTATGATAAGCGTATTAGGAACGTATTCTGGGAAATGAAATCATAAACtagaataatttatttgtttgattctTATTCGATACTTATAAATGACATTCGCGAAATATGAGGCACCAAGTTAGTGTGACTTAAAGCCTCTTAAGATTTGGTTTTCATGTTTTATCACTAAGCAAGTGGTCTAATTTTGTATTAACCATAGTAACTGGATTCAACGTGTACTACTGAATCCGCGGTAATATAAAGTCAATAAATCCACTAACAGCATGAAAgttaaattaataacattaaagtGCTACATAATCAGGTCGTGGGGTTAATGTCACATGTCAATCATCTCACTATGTGGCAATTATTTCAAGTATTGGAAAATGGGACGGGTGGTGCGATGTACCCGTAGATCAACACGACAAATTTCCCCTTAAATCGTAACAATCAACTTTGTTAGCATAGTCTTTACAAatcatatatcaataaaacaatgaaaagccGAATCGTCGATAATACAAGAATAAACCTTGTTTTCGGGCAGTATGAAACAGGGAAAAGTACAAGAACAATCTAGACGTCTTACTCATATATTGCACTTTGAGTGCGACTGGGTTGGTGCCTCTTGGGCTTATAAGCTGGAAAACAATACAAACCAGAACTAATCAAACATGCTTTAAAACGAAAGGAACCTTTAAATTCTGTACAACTATAGTATTGgacagtaaaatatatgtatattatagaCACATTTGATTCCgaaataagtaataaatatCAAAGTGAGTACTATGAATATTtctcataaaaataacaaaacgtTCTCACGCGCAACTTACCAACTGTGGGAATATCCCGCGAAGTGGCACTTTCGTATTTAGCATCCTGTTGATTGTTTCTTCTCCTTCCACATGaacatagattttataaaggTATATTTCTAAGACAATTGGATTTACCAAATTCCACACACGCTTTATTTATAGGTTCATTATACAAAAACTATTAATCAAAAACCAaagtatctgacacattttatgatatgtgaaaattattttagcaaataaatttataaactaGAATAAAATCAATCGTAACTATTAAATACTTTAGAAACCAGTTGtcgaaaattgaaaaataaccgTGTTTTCGGGCACTTTGAAACAGGGAAAAGTATAAGAACAATCTAGATGTCTTACTCAAATCTTGCACTTTGAGTGCGACTGGGTAGGCGCCTCTTGGGCGTATAAACtagaaaaaacaatacaaaccaGAACtaatcaaacatgtttaaaacgaAAGGGACTATCAAATTCTTTACAATTATATAATTGgacactaaaaataataatttatggaTATTAGAGACACATTTGATTCCGAAAAGAGTAATAAATATCAAAGTgattattatgaaaatgtttcattattcataaaataacaaaactttcTCAAGCGCAAATTACCATCTGTGGGTATATTCCGTGAAGTGGTACTTTCGTATTCAGCATCACATTGACTATTCCCTTTCCTTCAACATGAACATAACTTTTATGAAGgtatatttctaaaacaaaaggATTAACCAAATTCCATAAACGCTTACACTATTGACTATTgacacattttattataatgtgaaaattattttagaacaacacactataataatattaatcgtAACTATTAAATTTGTTAGCGGACTGTTTGCAAACgatatataaatcaaacaaagaCAAGCCCATTTGtcgaaaacttaaaaaataaccCTGTTTAGCGGCATTAGATAACATGGAAAAGTATCAGAACAATCTAGTTGTCTTACTCATATTTTGCACTAGGAGTTGGAATGGGATGGCGTTTCGTGGGCTTAGGAGCTGGAAAACAATACTGATTGACATGTGTTTCACATCCTACCTTCCTCGATATGAAATTATATCTGAGAAAATATACTATTTCACCtgttaaaagtttgtattataaaaaggCTATcgaattgatataaatatatattaacacacTTTCTGCCGAAAACTTATATTGATTTCTTTACCTTATGCCACACACTCTGTTCCAGTACTCgtgcatatttttcaaatgatttacaTGATTTTATGGTTAAACAAACAGAAAGAAAATCAATGCAACTATTACCTGTTTTGggctttatttttattttttcggaGAATGATTTTCTTGTCTGAAATACAACGTAAATATTGTGTAAATTCACTTTCAAGTCAACGCATGGAAACCTTGAAACGTACACGCACGACTTAAAGCATAAGGCCATTTCCTATGCAAGGTCATTGACTAAGCAACGTATTGTAAAACAAAGAGCATGTGCATTGAAGCCAAATATTGTAATAGCAATCTCTGCATGGCGGCTGGTTTTTCAAATTAAAGCAGATATCATTTTCATGTTACCATCACCAGAAAATACTATCGTATCTTACCGTTTCAACTTGATCAGCTTGTTTTCTCGTAAAATACCCAACCTTTGATTGTAAATCACATCTGGAAAGCGAGTCTTCATAACTTTCTTTTTCACTCATGTTGATTGCCCTGACAAAACGAAAGGAACATTAGCGAGTTAAATGACACAAAGTTAACTACAGTCAGATGCCCAGTAACCAGACAACTACCAAGGcactgtttaattaaaaaaactaagtcACAACAGTcactttaagaataaaattaaattagaaATTAAGAATTAAGCATCAAGTACCCTCATATTATTGTAGTTATAAATGAATTTACAATCATATTGAAGTACAAGGTTATGTTCATACATATTGTGTTT encodes:
- the LOC128224301 gene encoding guanylate-binding protein 3-like → MSEKESYEDSLSRCDLQSKVGYFTRKQADQVETLLSPRNAIPFQLLVQNMIYTPKRRLPSRTQSARFERRNNQQDAKYESATSRDIPTVAYKPKRHQPSRTQSAIYEARNFSDSKLAEKLESFSIYEKKPWSEHDLEVFQRPLCLLSAGDKNVLQVDQSVLEQLSIIDLPCVIVAIVGLYRTGKSYLMNRLANDDKGFALGSTIQSKTKGIWVWCKRHPRIADTILVLLDTEGLGDVRKGDPSHDNRIFTLATLLCSTLVYNMKGAFDHDSVNKLTFVSEIAKNIRFGGRCDENNSMLTSILPGFVLVLRDFSLKLESEGKDITEDEYLEICLENDDSLGEDFNKPLESIKRFFPSDKRKCFALPVPGDVEVLEKLEKLQFHELSKRFQDTTSEFVEFIFNQEPKEHMSSKPVTGSMLAVLIIHYVDAFQQGAVPDVSNAYKVVEEIENTKVKHAALAWFEEELVDKKIPVPYRELEFHFQSVQCTVLKYVRDNTMSDTTHNVEKDVQSYMEMVWVKRNFENEQHIIKYCKNSLEAMQSKCELIDGIQNQTYAVVGGHIQFKRDLEQVRKQYHSTMENKGYEDREVYILTVITWSSFLQTLTEAEMKIMQLDDSLSEAEKKREKEEHKQEMQRIVYDMEEQKKQLLQEQAETYKALQKKIEDERDKHNQEHQKKMTDIIQKLADLETDNNERIFLQQKLLQMKEEEKERIKEEKQWRIDDQRRRDENERERQEHWRQWQRDERERQETNNKQMLDFMQNIQKENKEKEFELNRLKEENENKEKERKSLGFFGKLAYGFRDKL